The region GCTTAACATTTTTACGGCGCTTTTGAGAAAGCACCACTATTGTTTGACTTTGCGGCCTTTTTATAGAATCGCCACTAATGTCTCTAAATCTTAAGAAAAAATGAAGACGTTTGCTTAAAATAAAATGACATCGTTTGCTTAACACTTTTGCGGCGCTTttgataaagcgccgctaattcttgAATATTTTGGCGTTTCTAGAAAAGCGCCACCAATGTCGCTAAAGCTCAAcaagaaaacggcgtcgtttgacttaacttttttgcggcgctttgtGATAGTGCCGCTAATGCTTGTCTTTTGCAGCGTTCCTAGAAAAGCACCACCAATGTCGCTAAAGCTCAACaaaaaaacggcgtcgtttaactTAACTCTTTTGCGGCGCTATGTGATAGCGCCGCTAATACTTGTCTTTTGCGACGTTTTtttaaaagcgccactaatatcTTTGAAGCTGAACAAAAAAACGACATCGTTGGCTTAACTCTTTTGTGGCGCTTTTGGGAAAACGCCGCTATTGATgacattttgcggcgtttatttgaGTTCATCGCGAATGATcgattttttgcggcgtttttacaaaaaacgccgctaaaagcctgttttagTGTAGTGAAAGAgttcaaaaatgtttttttttagatCAACTTATGCACCTCATCAAGGAAGCCATCAAAGCATGATGGTCGGTTCCCATCAGTTCTGGCCGGTGTGCTCCGTTCTAATATCAAAATGGAACAAGTAGTACCTCTTTTTGCACTGGTGAAAATTTCAGTCCATGTTGGTCGCACCGACTCATTTCGATCAATTCCGGTCGCACCGGTTGGAACATGGTGCACCGGCTGATAcataaataatattgaaaaaatattttttaactatttattattatgctaAAGACTTAATTAGAATGCACTGaccaattaaaaaataatacataggGAAGTTGaagttttacattttaaattttttgagatatactttcacatttaaagtgcaaaaattaaaatataataaaaaaactcaCCCACTTGATTATCAAAGAAAAGAATCCTCACtcatcatcttcatcttcttttattgaaagaaatccccacttttaaggttttttttgttaattttgaatttattaaatgataaatttttatttgtggactctattaataaatatttgatataattgaaatatttaaattttatttaatatcgtttattcaagatttgaaaatatttttatatacatatattaaatattttttaaaaaatatcagtACGTACCAGTTGAATTATAAAAACGGTTCGTCCACTGTGCAATATTGATTATCTTGCATCAAAAATCAAGTTGACCTTGTTTCAAATTGATATGTGTATGCAAAGCCATGTACTCAAAGGATTGATTGCTTGATAATACTCAAAACTTATCAACTTTCAAAGTTTCAATAGTTTGATGGTAAAAGAAATCCACATTAGCATATTGCACACTTTGTGGAAACTTGCAATAACATCAAATTGATGGAAATCTCTTCGTGGAGCAATTCGTCTGATCATTAAAGCAATAACATCGACATTGGTATGAGCTTAGGATGATTGAGAGTTGAGAAGAATTGGAATGagaaaatttcaaccaattttatAGCACTCGTCGCATTGGTAGCATGATTAAGTTTACAAGTGCACGACAGTAGAAAGATGGGTCAATCATCAATTACATCCATCGTTGGAGGAATCTAATTCTAAACTACAAAGATAAATTATCGGAGTCCTCTGCCATTGACATGTGCATATAAGGCATGAATTGGGCTTGCGCTATATGCTTTATGAAGATGATCAAGTCTAATACTCTATTACACAAAAGTAagtgtggaattaaattaatgaAGTTACACGATCATTGGATGCGAAACTGAGCTTGATTCATTGGTTTGAGACAAAATCACATAACAGAAATGATCTACTTTTCACCGTCTAAATTCTTCGTAATGTAGTGAAATACGATCATTGTATTTATATATCCAACAACTACAAGAAgtcattctttttctttgagagtaaATGGTGAAATATCATTTTGCACTTAAAAGCCAAATGCCTTGGTTTTCTTATTTAATGGTCGAGTGGCATTAATTCTTAGTAGTGTCAAATGCCAATAATCACTGGAATACAAATTTGCTTTGCAATGTGCAGTGAAAGCAATTGGTTTCTAGTGGGCTAATGGCATcgtaattatgttttatttttgttcctCAAGAGTCGCCCTTGAAAGGAAACAACACTTACCGTTTCCAGCATTTGAAGGCATGAAGGAAAGTCCTTTTAAGAATGAGTTAGTTATAGACTTAAGTATGGTAactgataaataaaaaaaatcaacttatttttGTTGTCAAAGGCAAAGCAAAACTCACATTGAAGAAGAGACAGGAAAATGAGTATCCTTTGAAGAAAACATAAAAGCATCCAATTTGACATCAGTTACTGTGATTTTTCAGTTCAATATGATGTGTCTCTAAGTCTGAAAGTGAGAAGAAACGTTTGAAATccttggtttttatttttaattatttggttCTTACTGTTAGTAGTTTCAGTTAGATGATATAATAATTACTTTTCCTACAACTCCATCAGAAAATGGATGAGTGAAAGGAGGAATAAGGCATCTATTTGGATTTTACATAATTTGTTGCCTTAACTTATTGAAGATGTTCATCTTTTAGATCTAAAATAGAAGAATGATAATTTTATGTTGTTGTAGTGCagataattatttgaattatcaCTTAGAGGAATTAATTagattaattcatataataaatatggaattaaaataGTGTTTTACAAAGTATTTTAATACTGTTAAAATAGTATTTTTAGAACaattaaaagaatatttataaattgttttacaaacaatattaaaatagtattttaaaattaaaaacaatattattGTAAACATTATTTGTTAAGCAgtgtttttaaatataaaaaaaataaaaaccttgaatttgtttaaatatgcttgcaaaatttattaatcatatttacaatttaatttctaaatCTAGAACTACTTAAAAGCAACTGAGTACAGGATTTTTTTTTTGACTATTAATATTATGCATTGCAAATAGAAGGCATAACgtctttaatcaaattaataatataaaataaaatttaatatcaatcaataaatgatattttgtaataattaaatatatattaatataaaattgatGAGAATTATCTTACCTTTGAGGTtgtaaaataactaaataaaactaaaaatatcaCACCCCCCCCCCCATTTACATTCTGTTTCATTTTTCATGAGAAAAAAAAGATAACAATAATAACACATAGCAAACAATATACtaaaatttaagcaaataaaacattgaaaatatcagggattaaaaagaaaattcaccCAGAAAGAATAGCATGAATATAAAGAGTAAAGGGACCTAAGGAGAAAtgctcccctttttttttttttggttcacgTAAACCTAAAATCTTCCATGTTttacctttatttttttctttttctatttttattaattttttcttcctttttccctGCTCCTCCTCCTTTTTTCCCAGCAAAACCTAGTGGCTGCCACTCCTTCAGCCGCCGTCAATGGTTAATATGGAACCTTCTTGGCctagaaattaaagaaaatatggAACACAATAATAAAAGAATGAATGTATAGAGAACAACATGTTCATCTCTGgtaattaatctatttaataggGTGCAACTGTGAGTCGAATTTGTCGAACCTTCATTCCTTATCGGACGAAGGTCGTAAAGGCAAAAACGATGACTTCCGGTAACTACTTTGCATACCTTTTAACTTGAGTGGACTCCACACCAACGATTTCCGTTGCAAAGCAACAACGATCGGATGCCTTGGCTTCAATGAACCCGCCTGCACGGCTGAAGGGCTTCCCATGAATTTGCTACTGCTTCTCAGGGCTGCAGGTGATGTCTCTGATGGGTTACTAAACTCTTGGCAATGGAGAAAACAATCAAGAATACCTTGCTCTCCTGGGATCACGCGCTAACGACGGTCTATCCATTGTACCAACATTGTTGATGTTGTCATGTGCGAATCTGGACGGAGGGTAGCGATGGATACTCGCCTTTTAGGTTGAAGAACTTGCGTCCTGATCGGAGGTTTGACAGCAATGGAGGTGCGTTTTGGTTTCAAAAGGGTTTTTTTTGTGTTAGTTGGTGGTGCCTAGgagttgttttatttaaatttatatatttcatatttatcttctaaactaaaatatcaaaatttaatcaGAAATAAGtggattatattttaaaaaattattgggTTTTATACAAGGAAGAAACAGAAATTTCTGATATTCCAagaaaattaacttaaaaattgggagattgaatttaaataaataatataaatggattatcttttaaaaatttattgggttatatacatatatatttatatgatatattaGATATTTGATACAGTGTGAATATTtgctataatttatttaattaattttggtgtttagaaatttaaaattttaatattaaaaaagaatattaaaattttcacaaatggGATAAACATAATGCATTGTTTTagtttttatccttttttttttactttaatttttaattttgttagcttgaatgaatacttaaaaaaaattgataatcaaaataaaagccACCTATAAGTTAGGAAATGTAAATGTAATATTATGGATATAATTTTACATATACAATAAAAATCTATgtgaaaaaattataaagatttctTTTATGTACAAAATTAAAAACATCATACAGATTAGGTAGTAGAAACTTATTCATCAGTTGTCTCGAAGCAGATGATTCCTCAATTATTCAACACATGCATCATAACTTGATGATGAAGGCGAAACACAGAGATTTCATTTCCAGTGAGCAGCAACCAGGGCTGTTTAACTTAATCCTTGGTTAATTCATACAGAcaaacttgtatatatataataataataataagtgcCTCAGCTTCCTTTATACTTAAAAAAGATAAAGGAGTGCAAGCACGCCTCCTTCTTCGCCTTTTGTACTTTAACTCCTGCTCACTCGTTGCTAATTTGGTGGGTCATCTCTATTTTTTTACTACCATCATCGCCTTTGTGTTTTCCGGTCGAAAGATTCTGCTTCCGTTCCATGGACTGTGTAGCTGCTGTGGTGGTCGAGAACATTATCTCTTCTCTCCTTGAGACTTTGTCCGAGGAATTGGTCTcctgttgtgcggaagcgtgtaaaagagtaaaattattgtactaaaaaatcacactaagttcaattcccaggaaagagaggtggatcgcaaggatcgcttaagtaccaggtctttcctagccagaatatccctcaatcgtaatttaatagcacaataaatcactacaatcacacacacaattcatgcagaataatacaataaagaacacaagaatttaacgaggttcagcaaattttgcttacgtcctcgggcactaccaaatatatttcactccaaaatacaagtgagaatttacaaagagagagagagaaaaaatgccttaagtagagaatggcaagtttgagatacagaatgagagatggttatgcctatttatagttgaggttcagagatcaacttgcaaagtcactttacaatttagggaccatatattgcaaatatctcagattttattatgccaatatctcgatacccatacctttgactttccaatatttgatacccatatctttgactttccaatatttgatacccatatctttgactttccattatttgatacccatatctttgattttccataaatatggataattcccaataatctccaccttgaagatttgattcgagtaatcttatcttcacacaattctctctgcctttgtcaacaacacttgatagtgccttcttcaactgttaaacatgcagaatattgatcaagttcaaacaatgttcgaacttgattgttgttaccaccttggtcatcatatctgcgggattatctgcagtcttaatcttctgaaggtgaatgttcccctcatcaataatttctcgcacaaagtggaaacgtacatcgatatgctttgtacgtgcatgatagacttgattctttgctaaatgaatagcactttgactatcacaatacacattaatatgctcctggaccaatcctaaggttttaaccataccttgtaaccaaatagcttcctttacagcctctgttacagccatgtattcagcttctgtggttgacaacgcaactgtagactgcagtgtagacttccaacttattggtcctccagcaagagtaaacacataaccagtggttgatcttcgtttgtccaaatcaccggcataatcagaatcaacgtacccaacaacacctttaccaagtgtagtatcctgcttgaacagtaatccaatatccatggtcttatgaatataccgtagaatccatttcatagcttgccaatgtccttttccaggattatgcatatacctgctcactatactaactgcctgtgaaatgtcgggtcttgtacacaccattgcatacatcaagctacctactgcattagaatacggaacttgtaacatgtattcttgttccgtatttgtcgaaggagatagttgtgcagaaagcttgaaatgagaagccaacggggtacttacagctttagtctgctcgttcatgccaaacttctgtagtatcttctttaaatattgcttctgagataaactaactctgccatgagctctatccctacatatttccatgccaaggatctcttagcttcacctagatctttcatctcaaactcaaggttgagttgagtcttcaatctctcaatttcaactttactcttagatgctatcaacatatcatcaacatataagagcaagtatacgaaaaatccttcttgtagcttctgaaaatacacgcaatgatcaaatttacttcttgtatacctttgccctttcatgaactgatcaaatcgcttgtaccactgccttggagattgtttcaatccataaagcgactttgtcagtttgcaaacccaattttctttatcagcagccttgaatccatctggctgagtcatatagatttcctcttccaaatcaccgtgtaaaaatgcggtcttcacatcgagctgaactagttcaagatcatattgcgcaaccaaggctagtaaaatccgaatagacgaatgcttcacaactggagaaaatacttcattgtagtctattctttctttctgagcgtaaccctttgctaccaatctagccttgtatcgaacttcatttttatcaggaaatccttccttctttgcatatacccatttgcatccaattgccttctttcccttaggtagtgtcaccaactcccaggtcttatttttatgaagagactgcatttcttcattcatttcttgcttccactttacaccatcagggttacttattacttctgtgtaagtagaaggaacatcatcatctgtaattggaagtgcataggccactatatcatcaaagcgagcaggcttacgaatctctcttcttggccttctatatgcaattgaatcttgttgctgtagagatTCTTaggtaggaacctcttcatcatttgtcccttcaatattagctggatcatcgttaaccttttcaagctccacctgctgcaaagtactactggttttgtcatccttttgtgaatccttgtacttcaacatggttgattcatcaaaagtcacatctctactgaaaacaatcttccttgtatcaggacaccagagacgatatccttttactccatcagttatacccaagaataatgctttctttgctcttgggtctaacttagattcttttacatgataatatgcagtggaaccaaatacattcaaagaatcataatcagtaggaGATTTAaaagtccacatctccataggagtttttccatttattgcagctgatggcaaacggttaattagatggcacgcatatgtaactgcctcagcccaaaattctttgcccaatccagcattggacaacatacatcgaactttctccagtatagttcgattcattcgttctgccaccccattttgctgtggtgtatcccgaacagtgaagtgtcgcacaatgccctcatcttggcatacttatagaaatggatcatttttgtactccgtaccattatctgatcgaagtcgtttgacctttcaaccagtctgagtctccaccatcttcttccatttcagaaatgcatccaaaactttactttttcttttcattagatacacccatacttttcttgaataatcatcaacaaaagtaacaaaatagtgcatacctcccaaagaagctactttggtaggtccccacacatcactgtgaacgtagtccagaattcctttcgtattgtgaattgctggaccaaattttaccctcttctgcttgcccagaacacaatgttcacagaattccattttgcaagaatttgcacctttcaataagccttgcttcaccaatttctgcaaagctttttcaccagcatgtcccaatcgcatatgccataacctggtagcctctgaatctgcatctttcgtaaaagctgttgatgttgatccaataactgtacttccatttaaatagtacagattattccttcttgtgcctttcatcaccgtcaataccccagctactacctttagtaatccatctctcaaagtgattgtgagccctttagattctaggacccctaatgagataagattttttttcaagctaggtatgtagcgaacatctgtcaagacttgaattgagccgtcgtgattcttcaattggattgtacctactcccattgtcttataagcgctatcattgcccataaaaacaactccaccttctagttctttaagactagaaaaccagtccttattaggacacatatggtaagtacatcccgaatccaaaatccactcatctgtatgacatgccattgccatgccaaccaagctaaagtctgactcctcatcatgctccgctacacatgcatcagaaatagctttacccttttgtaacttaggacaattctttttccaatgccctttctcacgacaaaaagtacattcatctttggcaggtctccctttggagttactccttctaccagatttgttgctgcgcgaacgacttcttactgttaagacttctgtagttgtatctctgtgatcttttttatctttctttcgagtctcagatctatacaacgcactacagactgcatcaaatgtgattgtatccttcccatgaagcaatgtggtggtaagatgatcatattcatcaggaagagaattcaacaacagtaatgccttgtcttcatcttcaaatttctcatccaaatttagcaagtctgctaaaattttattgaatgagttcacatggtcattcatcgacataccgggtgcatatgtgaatcgataaagtttctttttcatataaagcctattttcaagactttttgttagaaatttttcttccagtgtatcccacaacttcttcgctgatgtctccctcatgacagagtacttctgctctttggccaaacataggcgaattgttccacatgcctgtctattgatcttggcccactccttgtcatccatcttgtcaggtttttcttcaagggctatatccagctcttgctgacataagacatccaggatctcacattgccgcataccaaaattattggtaccatcaaatttctctacttcaaatttcgcattggtcacagtagtctttgacgatgacttttccatttttttctcctcaatcccaactacagtacgtgaacagtgccgtgaacgatcgtattccccaagtacgaatctagctctgataccaattattgtgcggaagcgtgtaaaagagtaaaattattgtactaaaaatcacactaagttcaattcccaggaaagagaggtggatcgcaaggatcgcttaagtaccaggtctttcctagccagaatatccctcaatcgtaatttaatagcacaataaatcactacaatcacacacacaattcatgcagaataatacaataaagaacacaagaatttaacgaggttcagcaaattttgcctacgtcctcgggcactaccaaatatatttcactccaaaatacaagtgagaatttacaaagagagagagagaaaacaatgccttaagtagagaatggcaagtttgagatacagaatgagagatggttatgcctatttatagttgaggttcagggatcaacttgaaaagtcactttacaatttagggaccatatactgcaaatatctcagattttattatgccaatatctcgatacccatacctttgactttccaatatttgatacccatatctttgactttttaatatttgatacccatatctttgactttccattatttgatacccatatctttgattttccataaatatggataattcccaatatcTCCCCTATGCTGCTGGAGTTTGCTCGTAAAGAACAGCTCCATAACCATTTCAATAATTGGCAAACTATTCTCCTCAAGATCCAGGCCGTGCTCGAAGATGCAGAGGAGAGGCAGTTCACTGATCGCTTCGTTAAAATATGGCTTAACGACCTCAAAGACTTGGCCTACGATATCGAGGATGTGCTTCATGATTTTTCCACGGCGGCTCTGCGTCAAAAATCTAAGGAAGAAAGTCAAACAATCATCGGCAAGATACGAAAATACATGTATTCCTTTTTCGATCAATTTACTTTTAAATACTCATTGGCGGCTCAAATAAAGGAGATAACCACAAGAATGCAAACGATCGCTAAACAAAAAGATGAACTTGATTTGATAGAGAGAAGTGGGGGTAGCCGTAATAGGAGGCAGCAAAGGATTCCCAGTACTTCTTTGGTAAATAAATCTCTTGTGTTTGGCAGGGAGAGTGAGAAAGACTTCATTATTAATAAACTTCTTTTTGGGGAGGAAGAATCATGTGAGGTTGGGGTTCCTGTGATTCCCATAGTTGGAATGGGGGGCTTGGGGAAAACTACTCTTGCTCAGCTCGTTTATAATGATGATAGAGTTAAGactttctttaaattaagagctTGGGTTTATGTTTCTAAGGAATTTGATATTGTTAGGGTGATGAAAACGTTGTTAGAATCCTTGAATTCAACGGCTTCTGATAAGAATGACTTGAACGGTCTGCAAACTGAAGTGACGAAAATGCTGTCTAAGAATAGATTTCTGATAGTTCTAGATGATGTTTGGAACGAGAACTATAACGACTGGATGGCTCTTCGCAGTCCTTTTGAAGCAGGTTCTCCAGAAAGTAAAATCATCGTTACAACCCGTAATCAACAAGTTGCATCAATGATGGGAATTGTTTCTGCTTACCATTTGAAAGAAATGTCGTATGATCATTGTTTGTCTTTGTTCGCACAACATGCTTTAGGGAGTACAAATTTTGATAATCATCCAAATTTAAAAGTAGTTGGTGAGGCAATTGTGAAAAGGTGTAAGGGCTTGCCTTTGGCCATGAAAACCCTTGCAGGCCTATTGCGCTGCAAGATGGGTTATCATGAATGGGAAGATATACCGAATAGCAAGATATGGGATTTACCAAAAATAAGTTGTGATATTCTACCAGCCCTGAGGTTGAGCTACTATTATCTTCCTTCTCATTTGAAACAATGTTTTGCTTACTGTTCATTATTCCCCAAGGGCTATGAATTTCAAAAGGATGAAGTAGTTCATTTATGGATAGCTAAAGGATTTATCCATCAACCAAAGGGAATGAAGAAAGTGGAAGACTTGGGTTCTGAGTATTTTCATGATTTATTATCAAGGTCCTTTTTTCAACAATCAAGTGTTAGTAAATCTTGTTACATGATGCATGACCTCATCAACGATTTAGCTCAATATGTTGCTGGGGAAGTTTGCTTTAGGTTGGAGGACAAGGTTAATAGCAATGGACAGTACAATGTTTCTGAGAGGGTTCGTCACTCCTCATTCATTCGTCAGAAGTATGACGTCTTCAGAAAATTTGAACCCTTCTACAAAACAAAATGCTTAAGAACATTCCTAGCTTTACCTGTCTTTGTGCCAGATCTGGCAGTAGAATGCTATTTAACTAATAAAGTGTTCCAAGACCTGCTGGCAAAACTTGGTTTCTTAAGGATGCTATCTTTGACTGGTTATTGCATCAGTGAGCTGCCAGATTGTATTGGCGATCTCAGTCACTTACGGTACCTGAATTTGTCTCGCACCAAAATTAGATACTTACCTGAGTCACTGTGTGCTCTCTGCAATTTACAGACATTAGACTTGAGTCATTGAAAGAAACTTACTAAATTGACTCAAGGAATGGGGAATTTAATTAGCCTCCATTATCTAAATATTGTACGTACTGATAATATGACAGAGATGCCACTTCATATCGGTAAGTTGATCAATCTCAAGAAGCTGTCAAAGTTTATTGTGGCAAAAGGCAATGGGCGTAGGATAACAGAGCTGAAAGGCCTGTCTCATCTTCAATGGCAGCTTTCATTATTTGACCTGCAAAATGTGGCTGAGATTCGAGATGTAAGGGTTGCCAATTTAAAGGAGAAACGTGGACTTGACGATTTAATAATGAAATGGAGTAGTGCTTCGAATGATATTCGGAGTGAAGTAGATGAATTTGAAGTTCTTGACATGCTAGAACCTTATCAAAATCTAAAGAAACTCAGCATATTCTTTTATGAAGGATCAAAGTTCCCATCTTGGATTGGGAATCCTTCTTTTGTTAATATGGTGTATCTAAATATCTGTGATTGTTCAAACATAACATCATTACCTTCACTTGGGAGATTACCTCTCCTAAAGGACTTACACATTGAGAGAATGTGTGGAGTAAGTCTGGTGGATTCTGAATTTTACGGGGCTACTCCTTATTCTGATAAGCTTTTTCCATCCCTAGAGACTCTAACATTTAGAGAAATGTCGAAGTGGGAGAAATGGTTTCAACCTTTGGAGTTTGAAGCTGCAGAAAAAGTATTCCCTTATCTTAATCAACTTGTGTTGCAGAGTTGTCCAAAGTTGGTAGGCGATTTGCCCAACCTGCTtactgttgttccaatagggtcggaagcgtgtaaattattgtactaaaaaatcacacaaagttcaattcccaggaaagagaggtggatcacatggatctcttaaataccaagtctttccttagacagaatatcccttctatagtaatttaatcgcacaattaaatactactattataccctcaaatattgaaagaaaaataggacaaga is a window of Gossypium hirsutum isolate 1008001.06 chromosome D08, Gossypium_hirsutum_v2.1, whole genome shotgun sequence DNA encoding:
- the LOC121220356 gene encoding putative disease resistance RPP13-like protein 1, translated to MLLEFARKEQLHNHFNNWQTILLKIQAVLEDAEERQFTDRFVKIWLNDLKDLAYDIEDVLHDFSTAALRQKSKEESQTIIGKIRKYMYSFFDQFTFKYSLAAQIKEITTRMQTIAKQKDELDLIERSGGSRNRRQQRIPSTSLVNKSLVFGRESEKDFIINKLLFGEEESCEVGVPVIPIVGMGGLGKTTLAQLVYNDDRVKTFFKLRAWVYVSKEFDIVRVMKTLLESLNSTASDKNDLNGLQTEVTKMLSKNRFLIVLDDVWNENYNDWMALRSPFEAGSPESKIIVTTRNQQVASMMGIVSAYHLKEMSYDHCLSLFAQHALGSTNFDNHPNLKVVGEAIVKRCKGLPLAMKTLAGLLRCKMGYHEWEDIPNSKIWDLPKISCDILPALRLSYYYLPSHLKQCFAYCSLFPKGYEFQKDEVVHLWIAKGFIHQPKGMKKVEDLGSEYFHDLLSRSFFQQSSVSKSCYMMHDLINDLAQYVAGEVCFRLEDKVNSNGQYNVSERVRHSSFIRQKYDVFRKFEPFYKTKCLRTFLALPVFVPDLAVECYLTNKVFQDLLAKLGFLRMLSLTGYCISELPDCIGDLSHLRYLNLSRTKIRYLPESLCALCNLQTLDLSH